Part of the Pelmatolapia mariae isolate MD_Pm_ZW linkage group LG3_W, Pm_UMD_F_2, whole genome shotgun sequence genome is shown below.
tCAGTCATAGAGTCTTCGACTGTGGACAGACGTCAGACTAACAGATGTAATGTCAGATCACGTCCGTCTGAGGAAATCTGTGTAGCAGGCAGTAACACTCATGCAGCTGACAACAGTCCAGACAACCAGGAGACCACACAAGACAGCAGGTATCAGCTACATAACATGCAAGGAAAAGCCTGAATTACTCTTAACCTCTGCCTTTGTTAGAGTTTCAGTATATTTCTGACTGTCGTTCATCTTTTATCAGCAGGTCACAagccccctgagtttgatgggtgagtctgacagataaaattaattcatgatgagagccaggactgccaaaatgaaataatgtatatcattaaataaatgtgtcaataattaattaaaatgtgtcataactatttatttaattaattccaattttaattaattacttaatggtgtatttaattcattcattatggcagtcctggcgttccatacaagagactcacctgacatgaaataGTGTTGAAAACTATATATGAGACCCCCAAAAACCACAAGAACAAGAAGAACTACGACAGCTGTGGCCCAAAGTGGAAGTTTTTCTgtggagaaacaaaaaataaatgcataaataaattaTGACCTTTGAATTGTGAAGTTAATCTGAGCCACTGTCCACcagctctgacctctgacatagtgcagcactactttctgtctcaggatgtctttgtccctgtagatggtgcagatgtatcctcctgtgtctctctgtgggctgtttcagggtcaggctgaagttttcagcaggtcttcattcatttctgttcggtctctgtaaaactTGTCCTGTTTCATAAGTTTGCCACCTTTGTTTGAATACTCCTGAACTATCAAGAGTTCATGGTCAGAGCGAGTCCACTCCACTCTGGTGTTCTCAGGCAGGTCAGGTGTTGTTTTGCAGGGCAGGGTGACAGACTCTGAGCCTTCCTCCACCTTCACCTCCACGTGATGATCTGAAAGGACAAGAAACCACAATATCAAATATAGGACCAATAGCAGTCACACTCATGGCAAATGACAAGTTTCTGCatttctgacctctgacttcaCTAATGTGGCTCACTACTCTTTGCTTTGAGTGGAAACTAAACTGGAATTTATGAACTGCTGCTACAGCTACAGACAATTGAGGGATCATAAtgaatgtttcagtgttttaaaagaaatcttGAGTTTTTCATCATGGACAATATTCTGAATAGTTCTTGTTGCTTTTGGGACTATTTGAGCTTCATCTACTGTACTGACTTTTACTCTTTCATGCAGCaggtctgacctttgacctgcagctggaTGTCACCCAGTCTCTGTTCTCCTCCTCCAGCACTGATGGAGCAGGTGTAAATACCGCTGTCAGTCAGTTTGGGTttcctcagagtgaggctgaagtctTTTGTGTTTAATGCATAACGACTCATTGATGTGCGCCCACTGTAGCGCTGGTTTTGCCCTTTAAGATCGTCTCCTCCTTTTCCTTGTAGGTGGACAGATTTGGGATTGAGGTCACTGCGAGTCCACATCACTGTGGGATTGTCCTCAGGTATCGAACCTTTGTAAACATAGTGCAAGAGGACAGAAGTCTCCCCCTCATATacctccaccaccacagccagagcatgctgggaaactgtgaagacacaaaaacagaaatcaaaggaATGTTTGGGTTTGATTTAGTGTTGAAATAATAGATTACAAGTAACATTATCTttagggaacattttacaaagaaatgacaacattttaatctttacatatttaaatagGGTGAAAAGGCTGCTGTGTCTGAAGGAGCTCTCGATGTATCAAGAACAGTTTAATGCTCCTCAGCACAGATTATCCAAGTGTCCTTTTCTGTCCTGAATGGATGAACACATTCTCCCAAAACACTCCTAAGGAAACATTTGGGTTAGGTCCCAGCTGCAAAAATGGACCACTAGGAGCAGAAATAGCTTTAAATGATCAACTAAAAACGTTCCAACATGCAGAGATGTAGTCGGTGTtgggagtaatggaatacatgtactgacatatttaaaatacacaatatgAGAAACtctattccgttacagttaacGTTTACATAGGTGgtaatcagaatacagttactttgttgaaataaatgcacagcggtcttttcctgttttatatatTATAGGCTACTTAGGTTATCCCCACTCTATGCCTTCTCCAGTGTTGGTGATTAAACAAGTTCGGGCGCAGGTTTAGCTCAGTTGGATGAGCATGTACACATATATCACATGTTGCATGCATATCACTGTTTCGAGCATGACTCATGgcccactttatttatttttgttttttttactgaaattcCATCAGGGTttaataaagtttctctgattctgattaccagaaaccaaaaccaaacacataatAAAGCTCTAATGCAAGCGTCCTGCTGGTGGTGTCTGTTACACGATGAACccagagccagcagtgcacgGGCAGGAAATCATTCCTCACTTGGAAACTCCGACACCACTTCATAGAGACCCTTTGGTCCATCatccccccacctccccactCCCACCAGCATagagccatcaccaccatcaaagaCTTCACCCACAGAAGCCCCCTCCTCACTCCACAGCTatgaggatttcacaccaccttctcccactacaacccttcatattcatgaagcagatgtgaggaCGCAGTTTGACCCTTTAGCCCTACTAAAGAACCCAGTCCGcctgagcttatctttatatttttacatgttgtagtgccATTTCTGGGAGTATtttaagttgctatacatcaatacaaccattatatcccaaattttaatcatatgtatgcattaagtcatcagtaactacataaattacaatagtggtatttttacacaaatttctAGTTAAAGTAATTTCAGAGGTTCATCCctgaaaactgtaaatgtaaaaaagttgcataaaacagtttccaaattaattttgagtcttcatagttttatttttgagatacaccaatttgtaTATACTGCAGCCACCAACTTTGAAATTCTCATTTACATGACTTATTTAAACATTCTCCTCTTGAATGCAAAATtcttaaaaacatcttttatcctttaagagtaaataaatctgaaagctGTTCCATCCTAAAAGAGTACAACAATGTGTAGTTTATGATGTTCTAAaggtttcagcatctttttgaaTTTGTCACATGTGTGGAAAGGTATGAGTGAGCCTTTGTATCATACTGTGAGTGATGCTCGTCAGCACACAAACCCAGAGTTTCTCTAcaggaacacagagagagtTATTCCCTGTACTGTAAGGACACATTCAGCATTGTGCAGTAAATCCAGATCATCCCAGTTAAATGATTACATGGATGTGAGTGTGGTCGTCAGAGCAGCACTGATCAGTGTCAGGTTATAATGACCAAGGTGTACACAAACACTAAGTTTGAGTGTGTGCAGTGAGACTTCAGTCAAAGCATTTAACTGAGGTGTGAAAAATAAGCTGAACTCTACAGCTTGTTGTGGTCCCCTGTGGCTTGACAGCCTTCCAGCTGTTCtccagcattttcatttacagtcataaaatatctccacatgttgctcctctttctctctctctgcagtccaAATGCGTCTTCTGAGCGCATCTGAGTCACGTGACGGCACAGGAACAAATCCCAGCAGGGCAGGAAgaagggggcggagcaaagtgcGTCTGCCGCATAAGAAGAGgtgttcacacagacagagctgctttttcatccaCAGCGAGTAAATAGTGAACCTCcaggagagaaacaaactaaagtatcgatcatataccactaccaacgtttggatcgatatctgcatcgatctgcacacccttgtctcctggatcgtagctgagatcagcgtgaaccacgtgggtctctgctccctgacctgtttcctgtttggaaagagttccagcttcatcacggagtttctctcggtttgtggactcatctaaaggtaagcaccgagctaacttcaacactagatttactaaccCTGCGCTAGTGATGGGCAGATGAAGCTTcatgaagcactgaagcttttcATCCAATTGGTTCACACCAGCGCAAAGCTTCGTGAAGCTTCATTTGCTCTAGTAGGACATCTAGTGGACGTAAAAATATTAGTTGGCTTGAATTTGAAGCGTGTGGCATTTTGCACACAGCCTGTATATGTCAACAACAACAGGAGTGTGTAGAACATGTATATTGTAGTGATGGCAGTATATTGTGTATATTTATACTGGCAGTATGGAAAATGATTATTTGGAAATGcttaaaatggaaatgatcatttactgtgaggtgaggtgtggttgtgcttttgtaacgttGAGGTATGGACAGTCCTTCCtgttcacattttattctgtaaaaactAAAGTTTCACTGCTTTTATGACCTTTTTAGTGGGGAGAACATAGCTAGAGTTTAATGATTTAACAGATCTTTTAAATCCtttgtcctccacaatgctAGATGGCTGGTGGTCCTCAATCACCAAGCTAACCAGGTCTTCATGTATTTGAGATTGTTCTCCTgaggaaagacaataaaaacaaaacacaaatataaatatcacacaCGTAACTTATTACAGTTGTATAATATTGTTATATCATTTTGTAACATTACAGCATGCTATATTATCATGGCATTTGATGGCTCACCTGGTCTTGCTCCACAATCGGTGTTCCCCTTATTCTCATGCAAAGCTCTGCAGTGCCTGAGCAtggatgaggtgttgttgttatATCCCAGCTCCCTGGCACATAGCAAACACTTCACCTTGTACAAAAGTAAAGACAGCTTAACATAAATTGTATTGCACCATCAGTATTATGAAAATACATCTTCTGTAGAAATTTACATACCTTTTTGGGAGGAATAAGATCAAAATGTTCCCACACAGGGGAGgacatcctcctcttcttagCTGGCTCCATTCTCTCCTGACTTTCTCCCCTCACTCTCCTAAACCTCCAAACTTTCTCCAAACTGTCCCCAAACTCTCACTAACCGCAACTCTCCATCAAACACCCAAATTTTGAATGAAGTCTGAGGGGTTTATATCGCCGTCACAGCTCGCGGCAAAGTTCGAACCGCTTCATGAACCAGTCACGTGGTACAGCCGGGCAGCGAGGCTTCGGACGTCATCATTTTCAGCTCCTCCCATAAATGAAGCAAGCCTCGATACGCGCTTCGCGGAAACGCCCCCTCTATTACTCGACACACGCTTCGAAGCCTCGATACAGAACGTCACATCACTACCCTGCGCACATTTGCAGAAATCCCTTGAAACCAACACCTACTAGAAttactgacttttttattttctggtgcaagtcccgaggtgttaatcacccctgctgagatttgtaCAGGTCATATGCTCGATTCacatcctgcttttgttgtgcaaaccacccattgtctttgaggcctggcacatttgcttttgcacacacatacaaacgctgcaaatctgtgtttgtttgacagcgtaagacaaaagcagcaaaaataaaagctgtacCAAGAGTACAGTCTTAATGGCTCACTAACAATCTGGAGAcagtggcgtgtctagaaaatttttgttgggggggccaggtaggggcaccgatttggagaagggtggcagatgtaactggcagataatgttaaaaacaTTCTACCAACAGTTAACCATCATTCAATAACCCTgtaaacctaataactgaatTTGCTTTTGACTCTTATTAGAATGAGGTTTTAACCACTACGGTGCAAAgtttttagaaactgcattcatgaagtacaagagatacaatcagtgcttCGTCAGTGTTTACTCAGcattcaaggacagcaatatttgcatagtatttttactgacatatagtgcacatatgttttgggctaaaacatttttgaatattaaaatacgaacatttttaacatacaattggcaaattagccaatgcaaaactttatctgcctattaaaaaaagaagataatcttctcacaaactggtgtttgatttCGAAACAGggaaaaagtggggaaacaaatgaacagactaacatttgaatgaaacctgaaagcaagtaaatactttctatgctgccttaTGGTAAACTTTGGTAATACTGATGTATtaagaacaacactggctgatgctgaaatacagtcagctggcatggtgacactgccagtattaacctgcagggctggactgggacaaaaaaaattgggcattttgactacagaccagcccaccaggtattaaagccataaagcctttgaatgaaaacaaacgctgtagtgacagtgatgtacactgtcctgttggtatatgtatgatttctatcaattttatgtcagataaaaactttgtttgcaagattcagataattatttaataaaagctagatattttaaatgagaataagtaagaaaagtatttctttgtgtccacctttccttgttaatgccctacctggccccctggcataactttgctagatccgcccctgcacagttacctgctgtcagctacatagaaaaggatcctggtgttatttgacagttcataacttcccttcaactcatccatgtcacctaaaaggtaaacttGTTTCTCCATCagcagttcagctctgatgattcagtaaggacatctcctggtttcatcttcatgtttccctctcaccacatatccaaactgatatcatgaccagcagcttttacagctgtggctccagcaaacatcagctgatactagaaattaatattaaataaattctaacaacagctgatcaagcttaaacgtgctgctgttgtttagcgcgacatctgctggtttcctctttcaggtGCAAattgggcgataaacaaacacgagagaaaagctgatcagctgatcattgatcagtttcatgattgaagtagcaacaggaaagggaggggagagaatgagagaagaagaggcagctgtgcagcaaagacacagaataactccagctttgtgtctttttcattctaaCTTAAGTACGGGATAAACTGCGtctcttctcagctcaatacaaaacctgtaatattttctctgaatgagggaccattccattttttaaggagccgttggcaactctacaaactaaccttatgaataaaataaagttcaacatcagttacatcatagcacccacccagctgtatagaaactccgtcatgctagctagtacgcagtatgagttattgtaactgactgtaaaaagtcagcacaacgaaaataaactccacctaaacttggtttatatctgacccggATAGACTGCAgctcataacttcttacctgaagttcagttcacctgacactcggaccggcggccgcctcgggtctctcctcctcctgcctacccttccctcatccacctacTAGCCGccgtggaagctccgccatgctcgatggccagtccagctatgttaaACTGTTACTCTTTTGccgaaaaactgttttctgtgATGCTGTCTTTCATGCTTGGCTCTCCTACCTTTCTTTTCTCTATGCTCACAGCGCAGAAGccgatgctgcattcacttacactcggatatctgagcttcactgtgaaaacataatcgtaaatttgaaatttcattggattttattgttttggcttcGGGGTGGCTGGACACGCCACAGTCTGGAGACATGAATATTGACACGTGtagggctgggctatatcataccgttcactgTAATACCGGTGTAATTTTTTAGGCAACGATAGGGAAATGAAATattgcgatagaatatgggtaaaacgcgtaTGCGCAGTGCATATGTTTACATAAGCATATGGCAGCGAGAAGAGAAAGTGGGTCGTTAGTAGctcatgctagcgggccgtcgttattaccgtgtttttggAAAAGCAGGCGTACAGGCACAGCCAAATGTCTCTAATCTTTGCCCTAGAAACAAGTCTAATATTTATCTGTGTCTGTAAGCGAGTTTGCATTGACACTCAAAAGACTGAATGCCAACTCTCATGAccacatttgcaatgtgtgtatgaaaataagtataaatacttatttaataaaagctcacAAAATACCACTAATAAAAGGCCGGTTAGAATAATGTATTTCCCACaaatcactgcctctgtttgtatctctgtcactgcaggaccaacgtggatcgagaagtcagcgctctcaggaggccgacaattttgttgaagaaacaagtggaagaaaaaaatacaaccgTGACGAGTTTGGGAAAGATTTTACTGTGAAAGCTTCCCTAAAAatgcatcaggtcatccacaccggagagagagcattcagctgtggagactgtggagagtcttttaccaggtctggacacttaaaaacacaccaactaatccacactggagagagaccgttcagctgtggagagtgtggaaagtcttttacgcagtctggacacttaaaaacacaccaactgatccacactggagagagaccgttcagctgtggagactgtggaaagtcttttaccaggtctggaagcttaaaaacacaccaactaatccacactggagagagaccgttcagctgtggagactgtggaaagtcttttacgcagtctggacacttaaaaacacaccaactgatccacagtggagagagaccgttcagctgtggagactgtggaatgTCTTTTACGCagtctggacacttaaaaacacaccaactgatccacagtggagagagaccgttcagctgtggagactgtggaaagtcttttaccgagtctgaaagcttaaaaacacacaaactcatccacagtggagagagacctttgagctgtgacgagtgtggaaagtcttttatccactctggaagcttaaaaagacaccaactcatccacagtggagagagaccattcagctgtgatgaatgtggaaagtcttttaccaggtctggaagcttaaaaacacaccaactaatccacactggagagagaccgttcagctgtgacgagtgtggaaagtcatTTATGCGCATTTCACACTTAAAATCAcatcaactcatccacagtggagttaaagcgtacacctgtgatcagtgtggcagagcttttactcacagtaacaacttacagagtcatctagttacccactctggaattaaggcgtacagctgtgacatttgtggaaaaactttcagccagaTAGGGAGCCGAAAtacacacctacgcattcacaccagacatgatgtgtacagctgtgatcagtgtggtaaaCAGTTTACTACAAACACAGATTTACGAcatcacatgtttacccacactgaggaacgaccttataaatgtgacctgtgtgagaagacttttaaatctccacgtTACCTGAGacaacaccaacagatccacacgagaaagactctacaagtgcagttactgtgaggtatgtatttatatttttatcttgtcagcccgactgtttgaaacaactctgctcatcaaattgtgttagcatgttagcaattctactgcatggaaaGGCAGCTGTGAATGATTATTCAGACTCTAATCACAGGTTTTTAGGGATAGTGTTTGAGAattgtgttattgttattgtagcaTTAAACTAGTATTACGttaatgtttttactcttatcgtttttatAGCACATTAAATTGAGCTGAGTGCgataatgtaaacagtaaaatgtagtTGGACtttggcagagatgctctttatttcaggtgacgttcaggataaaaatgttaaggactgacttacactttctttgtgtttttgtttagaagcagagcgacacagatggatcaagttctcaaccctgtcatcgctgtgggaaagacttttgttgtgacctttgtggaaaaactttaagTCATTGAAGGACTctgaaaatacatcaacgtagacacactggagacaaaatgaactactgtaaAGAATGCGGGAGAGGCTTCACCACTTCAAAGGACTTCAAACAATATGAACTCCTTCACAGTGGCGTTAAAAAGCATGTCTgcgatcagtgtgggtcatccttcatcaGTGCACGTCAGCTTGAAAAGCATAAATGAGTCCACAcatgagagaaaccatacaagtgcagacactgtgacaaaacctTTTAACAATCATGTGATCATACTAAGCATGAACGCAGACACATGAAAGAGAACTTCATCTGTGAAAGAGTTTGagtaatctcagttcatactccactCAGAAACGATTCCatgttacaaataaactgttaCGTCTTGATTCCTGCTTTTACGTTAATCttgtaaacagtacatttgcataacgaCTGAAACCGACCcaatgaatgaacaatgggctgtgaggtcaatttcttcatcattaatatgcatCTTATgagcattgatcaacaaccactcatcaatggccatgagtaccattcacaaaGTAAAACTTTGCATAATGATTATGAAGTTTACTGTTACcaatgttcaaaaacatttactaaattatcttctctgtgcaaacatcagcgtgatgcaggactgaaatcatTGCCATCTctggatcacagtgaatctgcagagacagaaagatcctcttctggtttcagggtcagacttaaacccttgagatcaggctccacagagttcaggtgGAGTCTTCTGTAAAGATCTGATGAGGCAgctatgaatgaaaatgtgcctcttgttacattttaagctttctaaactgttctactgtagtgtttgtgttgagTGGTTCGCTTTGTTCCAGCAGTTTGATTAAGAAATCtgtttcctgttatatttttattgaatgcATTGATCCATGTGttctgcagttttgttttagtttgtttgtgtaatgaaatcctgcaacaattaaaccaaaattttatatgttaaagaaagaaaatgtttactgACAAAGAGTTTGAGCcgtgatgtcatttcctgtataTCAGAGCAACACCTGAAGTGACCAGTGTTTAAATTCAGAGTCAAATGTTGTGTCAGCATGACCTTGTGAAAACTGCTTGGCGATGCTTCACTACGTTATCTGCTAACTGTTAGGGTGTAGAAGGACGAAACTCCCAGGGTGACCAGTGGCAGGAGCTTCCTGATGCAGAGAGTTGAGTGTGGGGGAtataaaagagaagctgaggCATCCCAAGGTTAAAGCTGGCATAACTGAACtttaatgtttgatttttggtttTGGCTCTCCTGCGCGCAGTAATTAATAGCTTGAACACAGCAGAGCTTGATATAAAGACCTGGGTGACAACTAACTTTATGCTGCTGATTATACTTGGCCCTAAAATacctagaaatatggtatctaaccagatacttgctctggatggcattaccttggcctccagtaacaccttggagtaatatttgaccaggacattaaacaaatatttagggctgtgtgatgaaccaagttgaaaaagcagaaggagtcacaagaattattagaaaaacagagttttcattcatttaacccaaatattatatttataaaagtAATTAATGTTAAGCtcataaaaaatgtcaaagaaacaaaactgaactcaggcaAAGAACTGCAAACTTAACAAACCAAATGACTGCACAAAGAAATATAACTGACCTAAACAAACATAACTGACCTAAACATGAAATGGCACAGAAGGGTAAATATATTGTCTGATCAGACCACTATGACACACGAGgattttttcctttccagtcacctttctcacttactatgtgttaacagacctctctgcatcgaatcatatctgttattaatctctgtctctcttccactgcatgtctttatcctgttttccttctctcaccccaaccggtcacagcagatggccccgcccctccctgagcctggttctgccggaggtttcttcctgttaaaagggagtttttccttcgaactgtcgccaaagtgcttgctcatagggggtaatatgattgttgggcttttctctgtatctactgtacaatataaagcaccttgaggctacttttcttgtgatttggcgctagatagatacaattgaattgaattgaattgaatatgttCTTTAGTATTTCTAAAGGGTTAAACTGcttcctcacatctgcttcatgaatatgaagggttgtagtgggagaaggtggtgtgaaatcctcatAGGTGTGAAGTGAGGAGGTTGCTCCTGTGGGTGAAGTCTTTCATAGCATCTGTTGTGGTGGTAATGGGGAAGGTGGGGGGATGGGGTTGCTGTAGCTGTagctggctgtagctcaggaggtagagcaggtcacctactgatcggaaggttggagGTTCAATCccaggctcctccagtctgcatgccaagtatccttgggcaagatactaaccccaagttgctctccgatgcatccagcggagtatgaatgtgtgtgagtgtagttagaaagcactcagTATAGAGGTattgcttgtgagaatgggtgtgactgggtgaatgtggcgtgttgtatagagcgctttgagtactccgggagagtagaaaagcgctatatatgAATTAGTCCATTTATCATTACCATGAGTGAccaaagtgtctctattgttgggCAATTCTCTATTGAGTTGTGAAAGCTGCTTGATGTCTCATCAAACCGGCAGTAAAAGTCGTTGAGGGCGTTGGCCAACagtggagtggggctgtgtgcttcctgaagtgaAAATCTGGCATTTAAAGATGAATGGGAAAGACTCGCTCACAGCTGACTAATGAAcatttgcatgcatgcttaaGAACTGCATTGACCCCATTTCACCCAAGCTTTAAAATTCTGCCTGCAAATATCAGAGGTGTAGTCATCTGTGTCCATATTTTCTCCAGCATACGGGGGATTCCCATCATAATAAATCTTTTGGTAAGAGGTGATAAAGAACCTAATCAAAATTTTCCATCCAAATTCCCTCCATCTTTGTGAGGTAGTGCATTTCCATTGTTCTTTTCATATTTGAGTCCATTCATCCTGTGTTATGCACactcctccctccttctcccataatatcttatttgtaaaaaatgtatacaaacaggaaatgtgttttttgttggcATCACCACTAGGGAAGCACCAATATCGATACTGGTATCTGGTATCGGCCTCGAtaccacattttctaaagtTCTCGTTAAAAGTCCCCCGATACTGGGGACTGATACCACGGTCTGAGACCTGTCTATGTTTGAGCGGCATGTAAGGGGTTAATCACAGGCGCCGAGTGCCCGCCCCCAGGCCCCGGCTGCAGCTCGGAGCTGGGAGAAGGCCAGGCGAGACAAGTGAGCCGTGTGGAACTATTTCAAAGTGAACAGAGACGCGAAAACAAAGGCGGACTGCATATAGTGCTCAGCtcagcaaacagttatcctttgtccTCCCTGGTGAACATGATGTGAGGAAT
Proteins encoded:
- the LOC134620764 gene encoding gastrula zinc finger protein XlCGF57.1-like, with product MRLLSASESREPRGSLLPDLFPVWKEFQLHHGVSLGLWTHLKDQRGSRSQRSQEADNFVEETSGRKKYNRDEFGKDFTVKASLKMHQVIHTGERAFSCGDCGESFTRSGHLKTHQLIHTGERPFSCGECGKSFTQSGHLKTHQLIHTGERPFSCGDCGKSFTRSGSLKTHQLIHTGERPFSCGDCGKSFTQSGHLKTHQLIHSGERPFSCGDCGMSFTQSGHLKTHQLIHSGERPFSCGDCGKSFTESESLKTHKLIHSGERPLSCDECGKSFIHSGSLKRHQLIHSGERPFSCDECGKSFTRSGSLKTHQLIHTGERPFSCDECGKSFMRISHLKSHQLIHSGVKAYTCDQCGRAFTHSNNLQSHLVTHSGIKAYSCDICGKTFSQIGSRNTHLRIHTRHDVYSCDQCGKQFTTNTDLRHHMFTHTEERPYKCDLCEKTFKSPRYLRQHQQIHTRKTLQVQLL